In the genome of Bdellovibrionota bacterium, one region contains:
- a CDS encoding sensor histidine kinase KdpD, which produces MSEDRRPNPDDLLRGVQKLDQKEKRGKLKVFFGMCPGVGKTFAMLRAAREMKSNGADIVIGLVETHGRLETEKMIEGQEIIPQTNLNYRGTVIRQLDVDGILARQPQIVLIDELAHTNAPGARHLKRYQDIEEVLNAGINVYTTLNVQHIESRADLVQKITGIQVQETVPDVFLENADQFEVVDISPEELLKRLKEGKVYLGDRAERAAQNFFKVENITALRELALRFTAEKVDDDLRTHMTMKKIMGPWNTNERLLVAISHSPYSSRLIRTARRKAYNLEAPWVALHVDNGEKLLKKDYEMLQKNIALAKELGAEVITTRDQSVSDAIKRVSEEKNVTQIILGRPDRRLFQDIFTGGNILDRLVRETSEIDVHVLRQERKPIYQGFHFKMPELMSNFQHYWFTLWFMIGVGFISYTILSMIGYRAVGFIFLLAVLIVASLASRGPILFAATFSFLAWNYFFIPPQFTFAISATEDVMMILAFYGVATVAGFLARKIRRQEADLTQREFRANTLYDFGKNISEAKSQKEIAKVAKHSLERLFESEVEILLEKEDGSLNSLTMSNKAISDKDFAVASWSFDNKKTAGWKTDTLTSSNCLCIPLMGRERVAGVLMLYPNKKQTFSLEQQNLLDSFCGHLAVALEREQFKGKAQKAKVLEESEKLHQALINSVSHELRTPLTSIIGAATGLADDNVIEDKNRKSILLKDLFQSIERLNRVIDNLLDMSRISCGVLTPKMELFEVNDFLKSTIHHADKLLAQHKIKYIGSDDVYILGDDKLIEHVILNLINNACRYSDAGSEVQIVCLKKGLEVWIQVIDEGTGVPSQYHQQIFERFFRLPNSATGGTGLGLSIVKAIVEAHGGSISVSDRQGTKGSIFTIKGLHSQEIPFHISNGGVS; this is translated from the coding sequence TCAGAAGATAGAAGACCCAATCCCGATGATTTACTTCGCGGGGTTCAAAAATTAGATCAAAAAGAAAAGCGAGGAAAGCTCAAAGTCTTTTTTGGCATGTGTCCGGGCGTAGGAAAAACTTTTGCAATGCTTAGAGCTGCACGCGAAATGAAATCTAACGGTGCCGACATAGTAATTGGTCTTGTAGAAACTCATGGACGCCTTGAAACAGAGAAAATGATTGAAGGACAAGAAATCATTCCCCAAACAAATTTGAATTACAGAGGAACTGTCATTAGACAGTTGGATGTTGATGGCATTTTAGCAAGGCAGCCACAAATTGTTTTGATTGATGAGCTTGCGCATACAAATGCACCAGGAGCTAGACATCTAAAAAGATATCAGGATATTGAAGAAGTCCTAAATGCAGGAATAAATGTTTATACGACATTGAATGTCCAGCATATCGAAAGCAGAGCTGACCTTGTTCAAAAAATCACAGGCATACAAGTTCAAGAAACAGTTCCCGATGTATTTCTAGAAAATGCCGACCAATTTGAAGTCGTTGATATTAGTCCTGAAGAGCTTTTAAAAAGACTCAAAGAAGGAAAAGTATATCTAGGAGATCGCGCAGAAAGAGCTGCTCAAAATTTCTTTAAAGTCGAAAACATAACTGCCTTAAGAGAACTTGCATTAAGATTCACTGCTGAAAAAGTGGATGATGATCTAAGAACCCATATGACAATGAAAAAAATTATGGGTCCTTGGAATACGAATGAAAGACTTTTAGTTGCTATCAGTCACAGTCCATACTCAAGCCGCTTAATTCGAACTGCCCGGAGAAAGGCCTATAATCTAGAGGCCCCATGGGTAGCACTTCATGTAGACAATGGAGAGAAACTTTTAAAAAAAGATTATGAAATGCTTCAGAAGAATATTGCTCTAGCTAAAGAACTAGGTGCAGAAGTTATTACAACAAGAGATCAATCCGTATCTGATGCCATCAAAAGGGTTTCCGAAGAGAAAAACGTAACTCAAATTATTTTAGGACGCCCGGATCGTAGGCTTTTTCAAGATATCTTCACTGGTGGAAATATCTTAGATCGCCTAGTAAGAGAAACCAGTGAAATTGATGTTCATGTGCTGAGACAAGAGCGAAAGCCAATTTATCAGGGATTTCATTTTAAAATGCCTGAGCTTATGTCTAACTTTCAGCATTACTGGTTCACCCTTTGGTTTATGATTGGTGTAGGATTTATTAGTTATACAATTTTATCAATGATTGGGTATAGAGCCGTAGGTTTTATATTTCTTCTTGCAGTATTGATTGTGGCATCTTTAGCCTCTAGAGGTCCTATTCTTTTTGCGGCGACCTTTAGTTTTTTGGCTTGGAATTATTTTTTCATTCCTCCGCAATTTACATTTGCTATCAGCGCTACAGAAGATGTGATGATGATTTTAGCCTTCTATGGAGTAGCAACCGTTGCAGGATTTCTTGCACGCAAAATTCGTCGCCAAGAGGCCGATTTAACCCAAAGAGAATTTAGAGCAAATACTCTATATGATTTCGGAAAAAATATTTCAGAAGCAAAATCACAAAAAGAAATTGCAAAAGTAGCAAAACATAGTCTTGAGAGACTATTCGAATCAGAGGTGGAGATCTTACTAGAGAAGGAAGACGGCTCTTTAAATTCACTGACTATGAGTAATAAAGCTATTAGCGATAAAGATTTTGCCGTGGCTAGCTGGTCATTTGATAACAAGAAAACTGCTGGTTGGAAAACAGACACATTAACCTCTTCGAATTGTCTTTGCATTCCTCTCATGGGACGAGAAAGAGTTGCTGGTGTTCTTATGCTTTACCCCAATAAAAAACAAACGTTCTCTTTAGAACAACAAAACCTTTTGGATAGCTTCTGCGGTCATTTAGCCGTTGCGCTTGAGCGTGAGCAGTTTAAAGGAAAAGCACAAAAAGCAAAAGTTTTAGAAGAATCTGAAAAACTTCATCAAGCTTTAATAAATTCTGTCTCACATGAATTAAGAACTCCTCTAACATCTATAATCGGAGCGGCTACTGGGCTCGCCGATGACAACGTTATTGAGGATAAAAATAGAAAAAGTATTCTCCTAAAGGATCTTTTTCAGTCCATTGAACGCCTCAATCGCGTAATTGATAATCTTCTAGATATGTCTCGTATTTCGTGTGGCGTTCTTACTCCTAAAATGGAGCTTTTTGAAGTGAACGATTTCTTAAAATCTACAATTCACCATGCAGATAAACTTTTAGCTCAACATAAAATTAAATATATTGGGTCAGATGATGTCTATATTTTAGGTGATGATAAACTTATAGAACATGTAATTTTGAACCTTATTAATAATGCTTGTAGGTATTCTGATGCGGGCTCTGAAGTGCAAATAGTCTGTCTGAAGAAAGGGCTAGAAGTTTGGATTCAAGTTATAGATGAAGGCACTGGGGTTCCTTCTCAATATCACCAACAAATTTTTGAGCGTTTTTTTAGATTACCAAATAGCGCTACTGGTGGCACGGGCTTAGGTTTGTCTATTGTAAAAGCAATTGTCGAAGCACATGGCGGAAGTATTTCTGTCTCTGATAGACAAGGCACAAAAGGATCTATCTTTACTATAAAAGGACTTCACTCCCAGGAAATTCCATTTCATATTTCCAACGGAGGAGTTTCATGA